One window of the Montipora foliosa isolate CH-2021 chromosome 4, ASM3666993v2, whole genome shotgun sequence genome contains the following:
- the LOC137998932 gene encoding zinc finger MYM-type protein 3-like, protein MAEYRFRQPKSVEDEERCVLNAIPKSTRYKNKWAARIFEEWGKARFPKVATLEPGGLFKEYDLHKVQSLEIPLLQMDALSVNYWLTKFVQEVAKPSKERYPPKTIYQIVCGLRRFMEENNEKLDFNPLDASDKRFSIFRRVLDAEMKEGTRLGIALANKKEEKQPVNEEDEMKFWTMGLLGKNSAKSLLNVVYFYNGKLFGLRASEHRNICLNNFE, encoded by the exons ATGGCAGAATACCGATTTCGACAACCGAAATCCGTTGAGGATGAGGAAAGGTGTGTCTTAAATGCTATTCCAAAGTCGACgcgatacaaaaacaaatgggcgGCTCGTATTTTTGAAGAGTGGGGAAAAGCCCGATTTCCGAAAGTAGCAACGCTGGAACCAGGTGGTCTTTTTAAAGAATATGATCTGCACAAAGTTCAGTCGTTGGAAATTCCTTTACTTCAAATGGATGCTTTAAGCGTTAATTATTGGCTGACGAAGTTTGTGCAAGAAGTTGCGAAACCTTCAAAGGAAAGATATCCACCCAAAACGATATACCAGATTGTTTGTGGATTACGTCGCTTTATGGAGgagaacaatgaaaagttgGATTTTAATCCTCTCGATGCTTCGGATAAAAG GTTTTCTATCTTTCGCCGCGTTCTTGATGCAGAAATGAAAGAGGGCACAAGATTAGGGATTGCATTAGcgaacaagaaagaagaaaagcagCCTGTGAATGAAGAAGACGAAATGAAATTTTGGACAATGGGATTATTAGGAAAGAATTCAGCTAAGtctttgttaaatgttgtaTATTTTTATAACGGAAAGTTATTTGGCTTACGTGCTAGTGAGCACAGGAATATTTGCTTAaacaattttgaataa